A single Geoanaerobacter pelophilus DNA region contains:
- a CDS encoding HDOD domain-containing protein, translating into MDMTVKLQKAKEMVDKINDLPTIPIVATKVLELLDKPDCELDEVADMILTDQVLAARVIKIVNSPLYRSAHEIKSVKRALVFLGFRHIRELALTCSFIEAFQGKDGAFDVMTFWEHSFGVGIVAKIIAQRARYMDTEKAYLAGIIHDIGEVFLSYYYKKDFLQILEDIKGEPYKLVDAEQKFWGTDHSYIGYAIAQKWNFPQEYGEVIAYHHRPEEAVLDPTLVAIVNLADLFCSVRQLNYGGREWVSFNLAEEPAWEILKQFAPHIAKLDIERFCYELDDRVPEVQDLVKSIFEGMIME; encoded by the coding sequence ATGGATATGACCGTAAAACTTCAAAAAGCAAAGGAAATGGTCGACAAAATCAACGATTTGCCAACCATTCCCATAGTAGCAACCAAAGTGCTTGAGCTTCTTGACAAGCCTGATTGCGAACTTGATGAAGTTGCTGACATGATTCTTACTGATCAGGTGCTGGCTGCCAGGGTTATAAAAATAGTGAACTCCCCTCTTTATCGTTCGGCGCATGAGATCAAGTCGGTCAAGAGGGCTCTGGTATTTCTTGGATTCAGGCATATTCGTGAACTCGCGCTGACATGTTCATTTATCGAGGCATTTCAGGGCAAGGATGGTGCCTTTGATGTGATGACCTTTTGGGAACATTCATTCGGGGTCGGGATCGTTGCCAAAATCATTGCACAGCGCGCTAGATATATGGATACCGAAAAAGCGTACTTGGCAGGAATCATTCACGATATCGGAGAGGTTTTTCTCAGCTATTACTACAAAAAAGATTTCCTGCAAATTCTTGAAGATATAAAAGGTGAACCTTACAAACTTGTGGATGCTGAACAGAAGTTCTGGGGCACTGACCATAGCTACATCGGTTATGCAATCGCCCAAAAGTGGAATTTCCCTCAGGAATACGGGGAGGTAATTGCTTATCATCACAGACCTGAAGAGGCTGTTCTTGACCCGACCCTTGTAGCCATAGTCAATCTTGCGGATCTCTTCTGTTCAGTAAGGCAATTGAACTATGGAGGCAGGGAGTGGGTGAGCTTTAATCTTGCGGAAGAGCCCGCTTGGGAGATCTTGAAGCAATTTGCGCCCCACATAGCCAAACTGGACATCGAGAGGTTTTGTTATGAGCTTGATGACAGGGTTCCCGAGGTGCAGGACTTAGTCAAATCTATCTTTGAAGGCATGATAATGGAGTAG
- a CDS encoding class I SAM-dependent methyltransferase has product MKKIHFNLQATLEESQFEKTFQRLFVQGSIVDHDLGRRMARLENLFQVYRSTCPVPCWSRGLAVTNEIRRVTETYLDYSLIRQALVRIVKKSLAGHFDPPQVLFTVDGWLEFLEMKALWDQHVNPAALVANLAENQADRVRFLFGLYLPQQFGGSYGRYPSQLDFLERWLTSRSEQWHLPITCLDAACGSGEGSYELAGLLLKSGFDISQFRVTGATINPLEVFAAAYGYLPHDIPREHANRQYMRSFGALPMINFVTADLKSWEPTEKYHIILCNGILGGPFLHAHEEVESVIKRLVKGMHSGGILLAADRFHGGWKKMLSQQELEGLLTRSGLTVIPASEGVAGILK; this is encoded by the coding sequence GTGAAAAAAATACACTTCAATTTGCAAGCGACGCTGGAAGAAAGTCAATTTGAAAAGACATTTCAGCGGCTTTTTGTACAAGGCAGCATTGTTGACCATGACCTGGGCCGCAGGATGGCCAGGTTAGAAAATCTTTTTCAGGTTTATCGGTCAACTTGCCCTGTCCCATGTTGGTCAAGAGGCTTGGCTGTTACCAATGAAATACGGCGAGTCACGGAAACATACTTAGATTATTCATTGATCCGCCAAGCACTTGTGCGGATTGTAAAAAAATCATTGGCCGGACATTTTGATCCACCGCAGGTGCTTTTCACGGTTGATGGGTGGCTAGAATTCCTTGAAATGAAGGCCTTGTGGGATCAACATGTCAATCCTGCAGCGCTTGTCGCGAACCTTGCAGAGAATCAAGCCGACCGGGTGCGCTTCCTGTTTGGCCTCTACCTTCCCCAGCAATTCGGCGGATCATATGGACGGTATCCCAGCCAGCTTGATTTTCTCGAGCGTTGGTTAACGAGCCGCTCTGAACAATGGCATCTGCCGATTACCTGCCTCGATGCGGCCTGTGGCAGTGGCGAGGGGAGTTATGAACTGGCAGGGTTACTGCTGAAGAGCGGCTTTGATATTTCACAATTCAGAGTGACCGGAGCAACGATAAATCCTCTGGAGGTTTTTGCCGCAGCCTATGGCTATCTTCCGCATGATATCCCGCGGGAACATGCAAATCGTCAGTATATGAGATCATTTGGCGCACTCCCCATGATTAATTTCGTTACTGCTGACCTGAAATCATGGGAACCAACTGAAAAATACCACATCATTTTATGCAACGGAATTCTCGGAGGTCCATTTCTGCATGCCCACGAGGAGGTCGAAAGTGTCATTAAGCGTCTTGTAAAAGGCATGCATAGCGGAGGGATACTTCTTGCCGCAGATCGATTCCATGGCGGGTGGAAAAAAATGCTGTCTCAACAGGAATTAGAAGGTTTGCTTACGAGGTCAGGCCTAACTGTCATCCCGGCAAGCGAAGGCGTTGCCGGGATTCTTAAATAA
- a CDS encoding protein-glutamate methylesterase/protein-glutamine glutaminase: MTQTKKVRVLIVDDSSFMRMAIRGILSQDPNIEVVGVASDGLEGVEKAQSLKPDLITMDVEMPRMDGISALKEIMKKAPTRVLMVSTLTNEGAKATFEALEAGAVDYIPKNVTDSADAQKVFKEELLRRVKEAAISIFAKRVAVPARTVATSTIKVASSRFANRKIHCVGIGASTGGPVALQEVLSRVPVNFPYGIVVAIHMPKAFTGPYAERLNAKCSLSIKEAVDGDLIKPGQALIAPGGRHTLMVRQAGGIAVKTVPASDYPKHLYIPSVDLMMTSLADVSNGAMLGVVLTGMGNDGFKGMQHLKSKGGVTLVQDEATSTIYGMPKACVDGGVADEVLPLGEIGFEIGRIAG, translated from the coding sequence ATGACACAGACAAAAAAAGTCAGAGTGTTGATTGTCGATGATTCTTCTTTTATGCGCATGGCTATTCGTGGGATTCTGTCACAAGACCCGAATATTGAGGTTGTCGGTGTTGCATCTGATGGCTTGGAAGGTGTTGAAAAAGCCCAGAGTCTTAAGCCTGATCTAATAACTATGGACGTTGAAATGCCCAGGATGGATGGGATTTCAGCCTTAAAAGAGATAATGAAAAAAGCTCCAACCAGAGTGTTGATGGTGTCAACGCTCACCAATGAAGGAGCCAAAGCGACCTTTGAAGCGCTCGAGGCTGGGGCAGTTGATTATATCCCAAAAAATGTTACCGATTCTGCAGACGCTCAGAAAGTATTCAAGGAAGAGCTGCTGCGCCGGGTCAAAGAGGCTGCCATTTCGATATTTGCCAAGCGAGTGGCAGTACCTGCAAGGACTGTTGCCACATCAACAATAAAGGTCGCCAGTTCTCGGTTTGCAAATCGCAAAATACACTGTGTCGGTATCGGGGCTTCGACTGGTGGGCCTGTAGCGCTTCAGGAGGTTCTGTCCCGAGTGCCTGTAAACTTTCCTTATGGCATAGTGGTTGCCATTCATATGCCCAAGGCCTTTACCGGGCCTTATGCGGAACGGTTGAACGCAAAGTGTTCTCTGAGTATAAAGGAAGCGGTTGATGGCGATCTTATAAAACCAGGGCAGGCGTTGATTGCTCCTGGTGGCAGGCACACCCTGATGGTGCGGCAAGCCGGCGGTATAGCTGTTAAGACTGTACCTGCAAGCGATTACCCAAAGCATCTGTATATTCCATCTGTTGATCTGATGATGACATCTCTTGCAGACGTCAGCAATGGTGCGATGTTAGGGGTTGTTCTGACCGGTATGGGAAATGATGGCTTCAAGGGGATGCAACATCTAAAATCAAAGGGTGGAGTTACCTTGGTTCAGGATGAAGCCACTTCGACAATTTACGGTATGCCAAAGGCATGTGTTGATGGTGGTGTTGCAGATGAAGTACTGCCTCTAGGAGAAATTGGTTTCGAGATAGGTCGTATTGCCGGTTAA